From Pseudorca crassidens isolate mPseCra1 chromosome 15, mPseCra1.hap1, whole genome shotgun sequence, one genomic window encodes:
- the OSER1 gene encoding oxidative stress-responsive serine-rich protein 1, with protein sequence MKSEAKDGEEESLQTAFKKLRVDASGSVASLSVGEGTSVRASVRTAVDDTKPKTTCASKDSWHGSTRKSSRGAVRTQRRRRSKSPVLHPPKFIHCSTIAASSSSQLKHRSQADSPDGGSGLGIATPKEFSAGECSASLDTHHTGAVIEPLRTSVPRLPSESKEEDSSDAPQGSQASLKANDLSDFQSVSRLNQGKPCACVGKECQCKRWHDMEVYSFSGLQNVPPLAPERRSTLEDYSQSLHTRTLSGSPRSCSEQARVFVDDVTIEDLSGYMEYYLYIPKKMSHMAEMMYT encoded by the exons ATGAAATCTGAAGCcaaggatggagaggaggagagTCTACAAACTGCTTTCAAGAAATTAAGAGTGGATGCATCAGG GTCCGTAGCATCTCTGTCTGTTGGAGAAGGCACAAGTGTCAGAGCATCAGTCAGAACAGCAGTGGATGATACCAAACCTAAAACCACATGTGCATCTAAAGACAGTTGGCATGG gtCTACAAGGAAGTCTTCACGAGGAGCAGTGAGGACCCAGCGTCGTCGGCGTTCTAAGTCTCCTGTCCTTCATCCTCCAAAGTTTATACATTGCAGTACAATAGCTGCTTCCTCGAGCAGCCAGCTCAAGCACAGAAGCCAGGCGGACTCCCCTGATGGCGGCAGTGGGCTGGGAATTGCAACCCCGAAAGAGTTCAGTGCAGGAGAATGCTCAGCTTCTCTCGATACTCATCACACAGGGGCAGTTATTGAGCCTTTGAGAACTTCGGTTCCAAGGCTCCCATCAGAGAGTAAGGAGGAAGACTCCTCTGATGCTCCCCAGGGCTCCCAAGCAAGTCTCAAGGCCAATGATCTCTCTGACTTCCAATCTGTTTCCAGGCTAAACCAGGGCAAGCCATGTGCATGCGTAGGCAAGGAGTGCCAGTGTAAGCGGTGGCATGATATGGAGGTATATTCCTTCTCAGGCCTGCAGAACGTCCCTCCCTTAGCCCCAGAGCGAAGATCCACGCTGGAGGACTACTCTCAGTCGCTTCACACGAGAACTCTGTCTGGCTCCCCCCGCTCCTGTTCTGAGCAAGCTCGAGTCTTCGTGGATGACGTGACCATTGAGGACCTGTCAGGctacatggaatattacttgtATATTCCCAAGAAAATGTCCCACATGGCAGAAATGATGTACACCTGA
- the JPH2 gene encoding junctophilin-2 isoform X3: protein MSGGRFDFDDGGAYCGGWEGGKAHGHGLCTGPKGQGEYSGSWNFGFEVAGVYTWPSGNTFEGYWSQGKRHGLGIETKGRWLYKGEWTHGFKGRYGTRQSSSSGAKYEGTWNNGLQDGYGTETYADGVQRTN, encoded by the exons ATGAGCGGGGGCCGCTTTGACTTTGATGATGGCGGGGCGTACtgcgggggctgggaggggggaaaGGCCCACGGGCACGGACTGTGCACGGGCCCCAAGGGCCAGGGCGAATACTCGGGCTCCTGGAACTTTGGCTTTGAAGTGGCGGGTGTGTATACCTGGCCCAGCGGAAACACCTTCGAGGGATACTGGAGCCAGGGCAAACGGCATGGGCTGGGCATAGAGACCAAGGGACGCTGGCTGTACAAGGGCGAGTGGACGCACGGCTTCAAGGGACGCTACGGAACCCGGCAGAGCAGCAGCAGCGGTGCCAAGTATGAGGGCACTTGGAACAATGGCCTGCAGGACGGCTACGGCACGGAGACCTATGCAGACGGAG TCCAAAGGACGAACTAA